The proteins below come from a single Apium graveolens cultivar Ventura unplaced genomic scaffold, ASM990537v1 ctg739, whole genome shotgun sequence genomic window:
- the LOC141704071 gene encoding uncharacterized protein LOC141704071, with amino-acid sequence MSSDRRWMNERFDARNNIKEEYKLGVQNFIRVALKGDVDSKGRIRCPCKECGNIWYKLPDNVTYDLYRHGIMESYTRWIFHGEKDSSGVEGETCRDDDMYDAHDMLRDFADAHENFGNGEEEPNATAKNFYDMLDGASEPLYPNCSSSTTLSFMNKLLYFKNKHGCSNKGFDELLQLIGSVFPENHNLPETYYDVKKMISGLNMGYEKIDACENDCMLFYKENSKKTCCDICHTNRFKDRKDSEKKSIPRKILRYFPLVPRLQRLYMSEQTAKCMTWHHDRVVVEGQLSHAADGDEWKAFDARFPRFVKEARNIRLGLSSDGFDPFRDPLARDYTVWPVVMVVYNLPPSMCMKAPYMFMPLIIPGPTDPTKDLHVYLRPLIDELKMLWHTGVETYDRSSRTNFQMRAALMWTISDFPALAMLSGWSTKGKLSCHVCSGDVKGFQLKNGGKTSFFGTARYFLEPGDPLRNSTKFGKREVRSVTARHSGTRAKTTCDLIQFPPPGKLTKRRPRDYGVAHNWTHYSPFFELPYWETLNLRHNIDVMHTEKNVFENIFYTMLNDKNKTKDNLKARHDCEELGIRRELWTPDGKTMPPAPYALVREQVDKLLGWILTLKLPDGYVSNISRCVNLEKHTIQRMKSHDCHIFMQKLLPIVCRDLLPRQVGDAIIELSNFFQDLCSSTLRYSHLLKMEKAVVRIMSKFETIYIPGFFDPMEHLPLHLATECKLGGPVTYRWMYPFERFLHGLKMKVRNKAYPEGSMAERYIEEECVHFCSLYFESEIEAVHNQLRRFEAPKKCIDPNLLKHLGMDGVVKYTNSKSTLACIPERIPSSAYNIIGKVMTEVTNMVEALEEIEVTRARLDKEVQNLATRAFPNRDDPASKILWEEYIRIAAQMASPLFERYKKTIRENNASDHVELQEDDNDIHLEELETRFPV; translated from the exons ATGTCATCCGATCGAAGATGGATGAATGAGAGGTTCGATGCaagaaataatataaaggagGAATACAAACTTGGTGTACAAAATTTTATTAGAGTTGCTTTAAAAGGGGATGTTGATTCAAAGGGGAGGATAAGATGTCCATGTAAAGAGTGTGGAAATATATGGTATAAGTTACCTGATAATGTAACTTATGATTTGTATCGACACGGCATTATGGAGTCATACACTAGATGGATTTTTCATGGTGAGAAGGATAGCTCCGGTGTTGAAGGCGAGACTTGTAGAGATGATGATATGTATGATGCGCATGACATGCTTAGAGACTTTGCAGATGCACATGAAAATTTTGGGAATGGTGAGGAGGAACCCAATGCAACAGCAAAAAACTTTTATGATATGTTGGATGGTGCTTCTGAACCACTTTATCCAAATTGCTCTAGTTCTACCACTTTATCATTCATGAACAAGTTGTTGTATTTTAAGAACAAACATGGTTGTAGTAATAAGGGGTTTGATGAGTTACTTCAACTTATTGGATCAGTTTTTCCCGAGAACCACAATCTACCCGAGACCTATTATGATGTGAAAAAGATGATAAGTGGATTGAATATGGGATACGAAAAGATTGATGCTTGTGAGAATGATTGCATGTTATTTTACAAGGAAAACAGTAAGAAGACATGTTGTGACATATGTCATACAAATCGATTTAAGGATCGAAAAGATAGTGAGAAGAAGTCGATTCCAAGAAAGATCTTGCGATACTTTCCACTAGTACCGAGACTACAACGTTTATACATGTCTGAGCAAACTGCTAAGTGTATGACGTGGCACCATGACAGAGTTGTAGTTGAAGGTCAATTATCTCATGCAGCAGATGGAGATGAATGGAAAGCCTTTGATGCTAGATTTCCGAGGTTTGTAAAAGAGGCACGGAATATCAGACTTGGCCTTTCTAGTGATGGATTTGACCCATTTCGTGATCCACTAGCAAGGGATTACACTGTATGGCCTGTGGTTATGGTTGTTTATAACCTTCCACCATCTATGTGCATGAAAGCTCCATACATGTTCATGCCTCTCATTATTCCCGGTCCCACTGATCCTACAAAAGACCTACATGTTTATCTCCGTCCGTTAATTGATGAACTGAAGATGTTATGGCATACAGGGGTGGAGACATATGATAGGTCATCACGCACAAATTTTCAGATGAGGGCAGCACTAATGTGGACGATTAGCGACTTTCCAGCACTTGCAATGTTAAGTGGATGGTCAACAAAGGGTAAAttatcatgtcatgtatgtaGTGGAGACGTTAAAGGCTTTCAACTCAAGAATGGTGGTAAAACTTCTTTCTTTGGCACTGCTCGATATTTTTTGGAACCGGGTGATCCTTTGAGGAATAGCACAAAGTTTGGAAAACGAGAGGTACGATCTGTTACAGCTCGACATTCGGGAACAAGGGCAAAGACTACATGTGATCTTATACAGTTTCCTCCTCCGGGAAAGTTAACCAAAAGAAGACCCAGGGATTATGGTGTGGCTCATAATTGGACTCATTATTCTCCATTTTTTGAGCTCCCGTATTGGGAGACACTTAATCTTCGACACAATATTGATGTCATGCACACCGAAAAGAATGTGTTTGAAAACATATTCTACACAATGCTGAATGATAAGAACAAGACAAAAGATAACTTAAAAGCAAGGCATGATTGTGAGGAACTTGGTATTAGGCGTGAGTTGTGGACTCCGGATGGGAAGACAATGCCACCTGCTCCATATGCACTCGTGAGGGAACAAGTTGATAAGTTGTTAGGCTGGATTCTAACACTTAAACTTCCGGATGGGTATGTTTCAAATATATCTAGGTGTGTGAATCTTGAAAAACATACTATTCAGAGGATGAAATCACATGACTGTCATATTTTTATGCAAAAATTGTTGCCCATTGTTTGTCGTGACTTGCTACCAAGACAAGTTGGTGATGCCATTATTGAGTTGTCTAACTTCTTTCAAGATCTGTGCTCATCTACCTTGAGATACTCTCATTTGTTAAAAATGGAGAAAGCTGTAGTGAGGATCATGTCTAAGTTCGAAACCATTTATATTCCTGGTTTCTTTGACCCGATGGAGCATTTGCCGCTACATTTAGCTACTGAGTGTAAGTTGGGTGGTCctgttacatatagatggatgtATCCTTTTGAAAGATTCTTGCATGGATTGAAGATGAAAGTAAGGAACAAAGCATATCCGGAGGGTTCAATGGCTGAACGCTACATCGAAGAGGAGTGTGTGCACTTTTGCTCACTATATTTTGAAtctgaaattgaagcagtgcaTAATCAGCTCCGTCGTTTTGAGGCACCTAAAAAGTGCATTGATCCCAACTTGTTAA AGCATCTTGGAATGGACGGGGTTGTCAAATATACAAATTCTAAGTCTACTCTAGCTTGCATTCCAGAACGCATTCCAAGCAGTGCATATAATATTATTGGGAAAGTCATGACAGAGGTGACCAACATGGTTGAGGCACTAGAGGAGATAGAGGTGACACGTGCTAGACTTGACAAAGAGGTGCAGAACTTGGCTACTCGTGCTTTTCCAAACAGAGATGATCCTGCTTCTAAAATTTTATGGGAAGAGTATATCCGTATAGCAGCACAAATGGCATCTCCTCTATTTGAGCGTTATAAAAAGACTATTCGAGAG AATAATGCATCAGATCATGTGGAGCTGCAGGAAGATGACAATGATATCCATTTAGAGGAGTTGGAGACCCGCTTCCCTGTTTAG